The genome window AGCTGGATGCTGCACCGTTATCTCACGAAGAATTGCATTTCCATCGTTCGTCATGACGATACCACCCATTGGATCCATCAACATTTTTAACATTGCTTGCGGACCCAAACATGTTCTTATCACATCTGCGATGGCCTGTTTAGGAAATAATTCCCAATTATTATCCCATGTTTTTTgaactcattttttcatatataacaaaaaaattttcaaaacccttattttttcatgtaccATGCAAGGAGTAAATATGGAGTAAAATCAACTTTGgatatattcaattttattcctgGATCAAATATGTATCACTTATTAAACGAGTGAAgatgaacaaaaatcaataatttcatttttttacactataaatatgaagttattgaataatattatttgaaaattattcattattgAAGTGTTCTAAGATTTCTCATTAATATCatccatcatttttattaatttctatgtgaataaaaaatcatgttcAATTAATTCTGCTCGATTAATGAattatcacaaaattttatgTCATGTTCAACTATTTCGTCCACTTGGTTCAATGGCTCTCATAGTATTCTAggttttcgaggaaaaaaaaacagaaatgaCCATCTTTGTTTGGAGTTACGAGAAAATTATCGAGTGAATTCGTAAGAGCTGTCTGCAAACTAAAACCACATGGTTTGATTGAACTTtgtttgagaaataaaaaaacgaataaaggGCAACGGTTTTGCGGAATGAAATCCAAATCGTAATTgttctttcaatttcaattgtaTTTACGAAGGTTACACACATGAGAAAACGTCTCGCGATGTCGCATGCACGTGGGCGTGCCGGTGCTCGTGAATTCCTTATAAGGAGAAGTTGgaggaaaaatggagaaatagAAAAGAAGATCGAACTCACCTTGCCCGCTTGGATGTTTTCCTTCTGGACCTTTTTGCCAGAATCGCGCTTCGTGTTTTGGCCTGCAATAATCGATGGAAAATTCATCGTGTTAATTATATGACGTTGAGTACCATGAAAAATAGTACCGGAGAAACAAACGAACGTGCAAATATCGGATCTTCAACTCACTTAAAACCACGATCGGAGCTGAACCTGGCCCGAACATTCTTCTGTTTTCCTTGATAGTAtcgaaattcacgaaaaaaaatcttacatcaacgagaaaaatgaacgCGTTACTGTACCAGACGAGAATTCAAAAACCTTCAACTCGGTGAAAAAATAACCCTCAAGTTCCAAATAACGATAGGCCCTGACTCGCTAGAAACATGAATCACGCGACTCTGAACCAGTCAGAGATTGggagttacaaaaaaaaatatatcgtggGCATTGGATTTTTAAGTTTAATTCCCTTTGTGTCCGCCAGTGTTCTATACTCGTCTCTCGATCGGTAATAAAAATGCCAtcattcacaaaaaattttaacataGAATTTCATAATCTCCGTGAACTCAGTCAACCAATTCTTTATGTTTGACTTGTTTTTAGTATGAATCGTTTgtccaaaagaaaaatatagctTGGGAATAATTATCCCATGCCATTATAAATGCGATTACATATACATTACCATGAGAGGTGAGCTTTGAATCATTGCGCTATCTATCGCTAAATTTCTAAAACATCAAAGCAGATAAATCACTTGTTCGAACATACTTCCATGTCTGCGTTTATTTTTTGTCCGCGTTTATCGAGAAACGACGGTTATACACTTTTGTAGCCAGTTTTGCCGACCGTAGCCGTCGAAAATCGAACGCACTCTTGGTCAAGTGTCATGCTGGTTACATATACGTGGAAGTGTTGTTATTAAAAGTTTGCATTTTATATCGGCAATTACAAATAAACTAACGAGGAGAAGCGGGCGAGTGTTTCTCGTCAAAATGTGGTTGAGTTTCACGATTAATTGTTTTTCCGTAACGTAGTTTATCgttaagatttttttctttcttaaaaccGTGTTGTTTATCGATGTGTCCGCGAATTCAGAGTCGCGTATGCTGAAAACTTGTCCCCAATGTACGAAAAAACGTGAgtatttcaagtttttatcTTTCCTTTCACTTTTCATCTGCCCCTtataaatgagaataaaaattccagcGTACAAAATAAGTTCGGAGacattttgacgaaattccGAATCCGGCACGTCAAATACAAGCTTGCCTTGATTTTGATATTCGTGTGCCCAATCCAAATATACTTCTTAACTTCTTTCTTTATCTTATCTCTATGTTTAGAGTACACACGATATGAAGAATGGCGCGATTCGCCAAAGACGATTTTATTAGCGATATGCGAATATGAAGGGCAGCTCCAGCGGAGATCAAGTCCAAATCCCACAGAAGTATGTCTTTTTTTCCGATCCTGAGACTATTTCTGAACGCGCCAAAAAATCTAGCGCAGTGagtagaaaatattttcacatgGCTCTGTAAAAAGTTGTAATTAATCGCATGCATGATTTAAATTTGTGATATTTCATAAACTTTTGATaactacgacgctgaagtatgcaacgttggagtccaacgaaatgatcgaaaaaacatttgtaattcacctgttttttattttacgaagtatcggtgcaggttgaaaaactacggattgcaaattcggcagggaacgaaattggagaattactgaaattattggatagttttttttagatcatttcgttctactccaacgttgcaaacttcagcgccaTTTGATAACTATTTGTGAGAACGAAACGGAAAAAGAATTTGTGAAAACAGTCTTATGCATTTGTTTTCTTATggatttaaaatatttaacaaACAAGCAAACGAagcaattatttcaaaaatagaggaaattgaacatatttatacttcatttattgaaattttacaaatattaatcaataattattcgtTAGTAAAAGCCTAACAGTAGGCTGtattttgaaatgttttgagacgataataaaatatttgtgaaaaacacGATTTTATTCTCTACAATACATTGAATGGTGATCATAACATTGGGAACATTAAATTTCAGATTTTACGGAACCATCAGATTGCCCAGTTGAGGAAAGAAAGTGAGAAATGTGGTAATGAGGAATTATACAACAATGTAGAAAAACCTGCGACAGGGGCAGATCGGAAAAACGttgactcatttttatttgaccAGCCAGTGAAATCGCATCCGTTTACATTTATCTCAGCAGTAAAACGAAAATTAGCCCTGTCGGCTTACAATGAAACATCGAAGAGAGTTTAcaattcgattatttcgaaaaCTGCAAAACCGCTGAATATTGAAGCAAATGAAACGGAGGAACAGTGTCTAGAGAGTTTGTATGAAACAATACAAAAAATGGATTTCGTAAAGCCTCTGAAAGTTCCCGATGTGAAAATATCACCGAAAACATTAGACTACGCATCGAAAGAAACGCCGAATGTGCGAGATTCCTCCAGCTTGAAAATTTCTATAtcacaaaaaaacgaaaaaggctCGAAAAGCGCTGAAAGAGTTCATCGTAAATTGGATTTCTCCCTGTCGGAAGGTCACTCTCTGGTATCGAGTGATGAGATCGAGCCTCTTCGTGCACCGGATGTCTCCATTTCCCCAAGTCTTATAAAACAAAAGGACGTACGCGACAACTCGCGCGAAAAGGAAAATCGCAATAAAGAGGTTAGTGATTCTTAATTTAAAGTTGTCAAGGTATCATAGAAAATCAATGCAttgacaatttgaaaaattcgaaattcgaaaaaagcgAACTTTCAGGATTGTGGAGCAATTGGATTTTTAGTTGAAAACCTGTAGAAgtgatttttggaaaaagaCGAAAGAAGCGCAGAAATCTCttagaaattcaaattttttcacctgTAAAATGTTTTCGTCGATAATAATGTTTGATATTTGTGTTTAAGCATTCCTCTTCGGTCTCTCGTCCAGAGAAAGTGGTAACGAATTTACtgaagagaatgaaaaaggacGATGCCTTAGTAACGAGAGCGGATGAAACGTCGCTGGATTCTACGAAGAGAGGGAAAAGTCCAAAGCACTTATCACGAAAAGAAGGAGGGGCGGAAACGAAGCGTACAAAAACAGAGCGGGGGTTGATTCATGGGGGGCGGGAGATTGAATTCGGGTCGAAAAAACCAAAGAGTAAAAATCCGGGGATCTCAGTATTGAAAAAAgaggatgaaaagaaaatacgaGGAGTGTACGGTACGAAGAGTGGACGGGATCGGTCGTTGGAGTCTCGGGGTCGAACATTCAGCAGCGAATCGCTTCCGGATAGATTTTCAAAAGTATACGAGAAAATGAGTGCGAGAGATCAGGCGCGAATATTAGCAGATGGAGATGGCAAGTACAACGACGATTACGAGATTTTGCACGCGCTGAGACAAATCGAAGAGCACAAGCAAAAGACCTCGGTCGACAGCAAAACACCAAAGAGCTTAGGAAGGTCTTCGTCGCAATCGACTAGCcaaaaatcgatcgatcaaCCTGCCAAAGAGCTGCACAAAAGAAGTCTGGACCGAGGGAAAGCATCGACGAGCAAATCGCAGTCTCGGGCGAGTGAAACGAGCGAAGAACTGGAAAACCCTTCGGATTCGAGCAGCAACAAAGTGCGTAACACGATCGATTTACCTCAAAACTCTAACGTTGTTACGCAAACTTCGAGCGAGACGACACCAGAAGAGATCGTTCTCGATCCCGCAAAAATATCCTTCCGGGATGACAGTTATTCTCAGCAAGACGAATTCTGCGACCTCGTTACACCCGATATGAATTTAAACGTGCGTACAAAAAGGCGGAAGCAGAAAATGAACGAGAGCGAAACGGAAATAGATACAAAAACATCGAAACACCGAGCTCGAAGCTTGGACGCGGACTCCCAGAATTCTGAAAGCTCCTTCGTTCATCCGACCGCGTTGCACATGCAATTCCAAGCGGAGCTTCATCTATTCGACTCTTACAACGAATCCCTGCGCCAAGTTGAAGGCgtcgaaaaatgtttgtacAACGCGAAAAACGAGAGGAGCAAAGAGCTCTTGGAAAAGCAACGTTTGGTCAACGACGAGATGAGAAAACATCTTTGCGCGATGCAAGCCGCCGAGTCCGATACGACGGACCCGATGAGCCCCGAAAAAGACAGCGATGCAGGCAAGAACGTCGTAACCAAATTGTGTACGAAAGAACCGGAAACAGACCCGAAAAAACATCGCCAAGATTCCGAACCGAGAGAAGGCAAACCGGATGTGAGGGTCGCCGAGACCCAAACCCCCAACGACATCGCAACGCAGACGGAGACTCGCTCGAATCGTCACACTTCGATCGATCGAGCAAAATCATATCCTTGCATAACTTACGAACGGGGTGATTTCCACAAATCCGACATTCCGGAACTGTCCCTCGGCTCCCTCGAGCAATTCGAGGATCTTGATAACATCGAAGACGTTTCGTTGCCTGGCAAAATGCGAACGATGTCAGAGATAAGTTTGCACGAAACAACGTCTTcgataaaaactgaaacgGGAACGGAAATTAGTATGACGACGAGGGACGTGACGTGCTCCTTCAACAAATACCTCGACCTCGAAATGGCCCAATTgataaaagatgaaaaattgatgtacGACAAAATCGAGATGCTATTCAAGTCGCGGGAAAAAACTCTTAACGACCGGACCAAGAAGCTCGTTAAATTGGAGGAACAAAAACGAGCTTTGAGGGACACTGGTCAGGACAGTCGAATAAgcagcgtgaaaaaaaaacagcgagcTTTGCTGCTTAAACTTCAACAGGAAAAGGACGAAATGAATCGACTCAAAGAACTCCACAAAATAGCAAGTCAGGAGAGAAAGTTGATGCTGCAGAAGCAGAGAAACATGTTCAATCCACAGatgtcgacgaaaaatatcCTAACGAAGTTGAAGAGAAGCGCGGACTGCCAATCGCCGAGAAGATTGTCCGGGCCGATGAAAGGGTACGATATTAGGAGCAACAGTTCCATGAGTTCGCTCCTCGAGTCGGAAAAGGCACAAATCGATCGAGCACAGATGGACATGAAAGTTTTGCTGTCTGACAGCTCGTACAGGGTCGAAGGAAAATCCTTGAAATCTGATCAGGACACTTCTCCGCCCGAGAAACTCGACGCTTCGAGCGATCGAAGATTTCCTGGTATTCTCGACTCAACGAGCCTCAACGAGCTCGAACGATCGACCGATTTTGTTGAGAACCTGCTTGTTTCACCGCAGAATCTCGAATCGAAGACTCGCaagtttgaggaaaaaatgccCAATTCGAGGAATTATTTGTTGAGACAAAAGCGATTGTTGAGCCCTGGGCAGATAGTTGAGAGCCAAGAAGAACCCTCCCTCGTTTCGAGGAACAACGAAAACGTGGAAAACGCCAAGTCAGAGTCTGACACTCTCGTCGAGGAATTGTCGAAAAGGTCAAAAGCTCTTAATCATGAGAATCTTCAAGCTTCTGGACAATCGAAAGAGTCGCTGCATCACGAGAATAACCAGCAGGAAACCGATTCCTCTCGTAAATCGAAAGCCCTTCAAGTCAACGAAGAATCACTCTTACAAGCTTACAGATCCTCCAAAAAGTCGGACAAAATTCCCACCCTCGAGCGGGACggatcgaaaaaattgcaGCAACATTCCCACGAGGCAAAACCCACGAGCAAAAGAAAAGGTGGCAAAAGTCTTAAAACCAAGTCAACATCGAACGTTctaaacgaaaatattttgaggACGAGAAACGACGAATCGAATAAATCAACGAACaataaacgaacgaaaatagaCAAAGATTCGGCCGAAGATCATTATCAAAGCTCAATTCTCGAGGAGATCGATCTCAACGAGAGCCAAAATTCCCTCCAAGCTCTCGTCAAACACTCGAGAGCTGTCAAagacaaaaattataaactTTTGCGTGACATTGCTACCGAACAACACGAGACCAAGGAAAATATCGCTGCTGGTAACATGATGGACAGAAGCTTTGACATTCGTGACAATGACTCTCGACGAGACGATACTGACATACAAAATCTAGGAAATATCTCGACCAGATCACAAGTTAGCACCTTCACCATTTCCCGGCATAGCTCCGGTGACAGTGAGAAAGGGTTCTCTCGATCAGTCGTCATTAGGGCTCAGGATCATCGATTCAAAACTTCCAAAAAACTCGAAGAGTacgtattttgattttttttccgtttctacTAACGGACTGTTatccttcaatttcttttgtaaGAAATCATATTGATCACTAAAAGTAAAATCATATTGAACACTTgtaagttttttaattttttatcagtTCAATTTCCAAGATTAAGTAGCTTTCAACGAGAACAATGACGAGAAAACTGAAACCAATAAATTTGATGCACTAAAGTCTTTCGATTCAAACgagtgtatttttcaaaactaatACATTCATTGTACTTGAAAGTAATTTCATAGTTAGAAAAATTCAGTAGGATCTTTCAAAAGAACTCGAAAGTTTAACAGGTTGTTGGAATTGGGGAAAATTCAAATGCAATATTTTAGATGAAACAGAGATTTGAATTATTGGATTTTTAATGGTTCTACCTTGTTTTTCAACGGCCATAACACATTGTAGAAAAATTGACAAGCTTCTCAACCCATGGCGATATAAATCACCTTCGATTCTGTTAAAAATCAAGGATTTGTCGATATTGAACTTCGTCAAGCATTGATATTGCCAGCTGTGCTTGTAACAACGATAAATTGtagattattttcattcatttgcatggagaaagagaaaatattcTTGAAGCTTGATCTTGCAGTTTAATTTAGAAAATAAATCTTTTCCTTTTCAACTGTTGCAATAGAAAATTGAGAGCAGCTTCAAAAGCTTAAACAAGAATAATCATGTTCCGAAAACCTAGACTTTTCAGGGTCAAACGCACGATTGGATTCTTGGATTTTCATATGACGTTAAGATTCTGGGAAAATGAtctagaaaattgaaaaatcttgtcgTGAACGAAATTATCGGCGTGTTGGCCCAGAGTGTTCTAATAATAAACTGAAAATCGCGTATTCTTGATCGAGCGTACCATTGTAAAAATAGATGTTGAGCGGTACGGTTTGTCTGCATCACACAGGTCGGTCACGGTTTGCCAAGTGCACCGAGTAATTCGCGAGTACTCTCGGAAATATCGTCTTCCAAATTTTTGagtatttcattcgattggctCTTTGTCAGGTCGTTTGAACGCATAATAATTTTGAACAATCAtcgtaaaaagaaatttcgtttGATACAGAGCTCTGAATGCCCGGGAAGCTGCACTCGTCGCTCGCAGAAATTGCGTTGAGGACTGGATCGCTTGGCATACTAAACTTAAAGCCGAAGAGTGTCGCGTTGCTCGCATGGAACAGGCTGCATTCAAACTCGTCAGCACCGCGGCCAATGCTCTTTCCCATAATGGTAatatgtttttgcattttgattTTTACTATAATCGCAAAATTCAAATCGACGAGAACTGACTTGCATTTATTCGTTTGAAAGAATTATATTCTAAcccaattttatttattttgagtttaaatgaaaaatgttctatTTGTTTTTCTGCTCACAATTTCTTGTTCCAAAATGTTCTTAATTAAAGCTTGTTTTCTGCAAAAATGTGTAAAGAAATTGGAATTTGATGATACTAGACTTCTCAAAGATCGGtaccgaattttttttaaaaatcccgtcaaaaaaatgtaaatacgaaattttgtaaaatttttcaattactaACATTTCATTCGTATAGACACGACTATGTCATCCGATACGAGTGACGTGGAAGGAAGGGTTGAGCTTTTGGCAGAAAAATTAGCCGAACGACGGGTGGAAATGGCGAAGTTGAGAAGAGAAACGAGGAAGCAAGCGAAGCGGAGATTAAAAGCGCTGGAATTAAATCtattaaatcaaataaagGTAATTGATATGCCCGCATCAATGTTAATCCTGTTTTCATTACCGAATCTACAACTTGTGCGATATATTTTAATTGTtacgatggattttttttttttaatttttccacTTCGTGCTCTTTTCTGTGTCAGAAATACGACGCGACCATAAACGAGATGCAGCTcaaattggaaaatcaaaaagGCGCGATGAAAGACAACGAAAAGCTGGCGATAGAGTCACGGTCAGTGGCTGACTTCAAAGTACCTGAAATCCCTTTGAAACGTATACAAGAATTATACAAAAGCAGCGATCTTTTGAGATCGAGATCAGAGTCCGACCTGATATTTTCACGGGGCACTCACACGGGGACGAGTGAAAATTATTGCGTATCGGAGAGTCCCGAGATCGAGAATATTTACAAGACATCGAGTTTACGCGATGAGAAAAATTCGAGCTCGTCGAGGATTTCCAGTGCGAGAGATTCCCGATCGAATCAAAGCGCGGAATCGATTTTGGAAGAGGCGGATAAATTCGCTCGAGCGAATACGGAGAAGAGTTCCGAAGCGTCGAGCGATCGGGAGTCGCGGCTAACGAACGTTTCACGATCTCACGAAAGCATCGAGTCCGAAGATATCTCGAATCTCCGAAAATCCGTCACGAGGCTAGACGAGCCGGAAATAATGACAGAAGAAGCAAAAACAATTTCGATGACGAAGGACGGTTCGCCAGAAATTTCTGAAGCCATCAAAACACCAGAAACTGAAGGCAAAATATTCTCCGAAAAACTCGAATCCCTCCATTTGACGAATAAACATTTGAACGACGATATAAGCTCCCTAGAAAACGATTTGAAAGCTCTTTCGCAAATGATGTCGGAATTCAGCAAAAAATCTGACGACAAACTCAAATCAGGCTCGCAAATTGAGCCCGAAAAgcaagaaattttcaaagttgtcGATCTCAGCCCCAAGAACACTTCCCGCGACGTTTccgaagaaatttcaaaatcaataCGGACCGAAATGGATAAGGAAATCTCGAGCGTTTCTGAAGACCTGAACGTTCCAGTGTCTTCGCGGTCCAAAGAAATTATCCAAGGAGATTCGATAGTTACAGAAATTCCGGAAGAATCAAAATCTCCTTCGAACGTTGAGGAAGAAATAATCGACGAAGTAGACGAACTTCTATCGAATGGAGTATCCGAAGAAAAATTACTAAGCATGAAATCCGAAGAAATCGACTTCGAAGCTCGTAGCAAAGAGATTCTCAATGTTATCGAAAAATCCATTATTTCGGAACACATCGAAACGCTCAGTCCAACTTTAAAAGACGACGATCTTGAGAAAAGCATGATGGAAATTTATCAGGAGAACGAGGAACTTTCGCACGATTTGAATTCTCTTGAGGGCGATATTCAATCGATTTCTAGAATAATATCAAAAATGACTGGCAGCGAGAAGGATCCCAGAGAGGTTGCGGATCCTTCGGAAAATTCTCATGAAGCAAGCAAACACGAATCCCAAAACTTTCCACCCTTAGAACTGAACGATCGAGTAAAATCTCCGGAAGATGAAGTAATTCACGATCAACCGAAAGAGAGAAGTGTCGACGAggttgaaactgctgtattcAATGATTCTGCGTCCACGAATGCCGTTGGTTCTCCACGAGAATTTCTACAGCCTGAAAATTCGCTTAAGTCGGTAGAATCCGAAGAGCAAATAGCCGAAAGCATCGTTGTTTCGATTCCAAGAATTCCCGAAGAGCAGttatcgaaaaatcaagacaaagaggaagaagaggcGGAGAGTATCGAGGAGGAAATCTCTGAAGAAAATTCTGTTTTGTCGAGAAAATCGAGTGAAACTTATCACGATGATGAGAACACGGAAAACGAGCGAACAAACGAGTCTTCGTTGGAGAATTCGGCGCACGAGGACAACGAGGAGCCGCTGGAAAACGACGAAATTTCGCAAAGCAAAGTATCCGAGGGAAATGATTGGACGCGATCGGATTCGTTCGAAATTGCGGAAAAACCGAACGAAATTTTTGAGGATTGCGAGAAATCTTTGCAGCTCGAAGCGAGTATTTCTGTCGTTCCTTCCGAAATGTCGGTTATGAATTTCAGCGAAGAATCCCGGGAAAGTGAGCACCACTTCGGAGATCGCCGCGAAGCGGAAAATTTGAGCTGCGAAATGGAGAACGTTTCGATGTTCCTTCCAAAAGGCGAATCGACGACGATCGGGTACAAATTTGAGGATATGGTAAAACCCGATTCAACGCAAGTCGACGAACTCGATGATATCTTGGATATAATTGCGCGGGAAAGCGAGCAAAACGAAGATCCATCGTGTGTTCCAAAAATAGTAGTCACAGCTGAGAATGAAACGgagatcgaaaaaatcgaagctGCGATTGCTATTCCTGAACGAATAGTTCCACGTCCGACCGACTTAAATCTGACCGCGGAGGTCGAGCCCGTTTTGCAAAAGTTGACGGAGATTCTTCAAGGCGTTGAGAGAAATATTGCTCTCCGAAGGAAAAAAGGCAGTGATGATAGTAGCGAGAAGAATGAGATcgaaaaagcgattttttcggAGGATCTTACGAGCAAAATATCGAGCCTCGAGATCGAAAAAATGGGAGATCAAGCTGAGGATCTTGAGACTTTCATGTCCGACATCGTCCTCACGAATATTGATCATCAAGCCGAAGAACCAAGGATTAACGAGAAACTTTTGAACGGTgaagaaataacgaaaagtCTCTGTGAAACTTTATCCAATGTTCCTGAAGCGGCGACGAAATCTCCTCGGGCCAACGAAAACGAAACTACGATGGTTAAATTGGCcgaaaaaacattcgaaatcCTTAAGGATCCCGAGTACGAAGACATCTCCGAGGAGAGTCTCGAGGTTTCCGAAATTCTTGATCGATCGGAGAGCCACAGATCGAGCGGGAGTTTGTCGAGGAACAAAAAGATTCCGGAGAAATACGAGAGCAAGCAAAAATCAGAGGACGTTTTGAGGATTCTCGATGAAATATCACAAAAATCGTATCCCCGTTCGGACTCACGGAACGATCAACATTTGAATGACGTTCAAATTTCGGTACAAGTTTTCGGGAGCGTTTCACCGGGTTTTACGAACAAAATTCATGCCGGTGAAGAATTACGAGGACAAATAATCGGCAGTTTGCAGGATGACGCTAAATCGGTAGAAATCGAAATCGTTGCACTGGAAAATCGTTCCAAAAGTCGTGAAAATGAACCTTCCGAAGGGGACAACTTGAAAAACGATTTACAGAAATCTGCACAACAGGGGGaggaatttttggaaaaaccagAAGTGGACGAGTCCTCTGAATCGAGCGAAGGAGCCGATACGCCGAGAGGCGTTTCTGAAATAGAAATGGATTCACCCAGAGATCCCAACGAATCAAGACTCGATATCGATGCCCTTGACGACGATTTACTCAGCATCACTGACACGACCAAACCTGCGATCGATCCAAAGAGTGACTTCCCCGTTACGACCACCGTCCTGAGCTCCGAAAAAGATATCGAAACTATGATCGACAAATTAAAAGGTACTTTCGACCTCATTCTTTGTTCTTCTTCGATCGAAGTATattcaactcattatttttattcattgtgatatgtgtgcgtgtATATGTCAGTGGTATGAATATGAACGGGAAAAGGGAAAATCCGAAACTCTTGACTTCAAATATAACGTTGAATGTTGAATTGTAAAAAGACTTTTTCGTGAGTTAAATGTTGAATGAGAAGCGAAGAA of Venturia canescens isolate UGA chromosome 6, ASM1945775v1, whole genome shotgun sequence contains these proteins:
- the LOC122412417 gene encoding centrosome-associated protein 350-like isoform X1, whose product is MKGSSSGDQVQIPQKYVFFSDPETISERAKKSSAILRNHQIAQLRKESEKCGNEELYNNVEKPATGADRKNVDSFLFDQPVKSHPFTFISAVKRKLALSAYNETSKRVYNSIISKTAKPLNIEANETEEQCLESLYETIQKMDFVKPLKVPDVKISPKTLDYASKETPNVRDSSSLKISISQKNEKGSKSAERVHRKLDFSLSEGHSLVSSDEIEPLRAPDVSISPSLIKQKDVRDNSREKENRNKEHSSSVSRPEKVVTNLLKRMKKDDALVTRADETSLDSTKRGKSPKHLSRKEGGAETKRTKTERGLIHGGREIEFGSKKPKSKNPGISVLKKEDEKKIRGVYGTKSGRDRSLESRGRTFSSESLPDRFSKVYEKMSARDQARILADGDGKYNDDYEILHALRQIEEHKQKTSVDSKTPKSLGRSSSQSTSQKSIDQPAKELHKRSLDRGKASTSKSQSRASETSEELENPSDSSSNKVRNTIDLPQNSNVVTQTSSETTPEEIVLDPAKISFRDDSYSQQDEFCDLVTPDMNLNVRTKRRKQKMNESETEIDTKTSKHRARSLDADSQNSESSFVHPTALHMQFQAELHLFDSYNESLRQVEGVEKCLYNAKNERSKELLEKQRLVNDEMRKHLCAMQAAESDTTDPMSPEKDSDAGKNVVTKLCTKEPETDPKKHRQDSEPREGKPDVRVAETQTPNDIATQTETRSNRHTSIDRAKSYPCITYERGDFHKSDIPELSLGSLEQFEDLDNIEDVSLPGKMRTMSEISLHETTSSIKTETGTEISMTTRDVTCSFNKYLDLEMAQLIKDEKLMYDKIEMLFKSREKTLNDRTKKLVKLEEQKRALRDTGQDSRISSVKKKQRALLLKLQQEKDEMNRLKELHKIASQERKLMLQKQRNMFNPQMSTKNILTKLKRSADCQSPRRLSGPMKGYDIRSNSSMSSLLESEKAQIDRAQMDMKVLLSDSSYRVEGKSLKSDQDTSPPEKLDASSDRRFPGILDSTSLNELERSTDFVENLLVSPQNLESKTRKFEEKMPNSRNYLLRQKRLLSPGQIVESQEEPSLVSRNNENVENAKSESDTLVEELSKRSKALNHENLQASGQSKESLHHENNQQETDSSRKSKALQVNEESLLQAYRSSKKSDKIPTLERDGSKKLQQHSHEAKPTSKRKGGKSLKTKSTSNVLNENILRTRNDESNKSTNNKRTKIDKDSAEDHYQSSILEEIDLNESQNSLQALVKHSRAVKDKNYKLLRDIATEQHETKENIAAGNMMDRSFDIRDNDSRRDDTDIQNLGNISTRSQVSTFTISRHSSGDSEKGFSRSVVIRAQDHRFKTSKKLEEALNAREAALVARRNCVEDWIAWHTKLKAEECRVARMEQAAFKLVSTAANALSHNDTTMSSDTSDVEGRVELLAEKLAERRVEMAKLRRETRKQAKRRLKALELNLLNQIKKYDATINEMQLKLENQKGAMKDNEKLAIESRSVADFKVPEIPLKRIQELYKSSDLLRSRSESDLIFSRGTHTGTSENYCVSESPEIENIYKTSSLRDEKNSSSSRISSARDSRSNQSAESILEEADKFARANTEKSSEASSDRESRLTNVSRSHESIESEDISNLRKSVTRLDEPEIMTEEAKTISMTKDGSPEISEAIKTPETEGKIFSEKLESLHLTNKHLNDDISSLENDLKALSQMMSEFSKKSDDKLKSGSQIEPEKQEIFKVVDLSPKNTSRDVSEEISKSIRTEMDKEISSVSEDLNVPVSSRSKEIIQGDSIVTEIPEESKSPSNVEEEIIDEVDELLSNGVSEEKLLSMKSEEIDFEARSKEILNVIEKSIISEHIETLSPTLKDDDLEKSMMEIYQENEELSHDLNSLEGDIQSISRIISKMTGSEKDPREVADPSENSHEASKHESQNFPPLELNDRVKSPEDEVIHDQPKERSVDEVETAVFNDSASTNAVGSPREFLQPENSLKSVESEEQIAESIVVSIPRIPEEQLSKNQDKEEEEAESIEEEISEENSVLSRKSSETYHDDENTENERTNESSLENSAHEDNEEPLENDEISQSKVSEGNDWTRSDSFEIAEKPNEIFEDCEKSLQLEASISVVPSEMSVMNFSEESRESEHHFGDRREAENLSCEMENVSMFLPKGESTTIGYKFEDMVKPDSTQVDELDDILDIIARESEQNEDPSCVPKIVVTAENETEIEKIEAAIAIPERIVPRPTDLNLTAEVEPVLQKLTEILQGVERNIALRRKKGSDDSSEKNEIEKAIFSEDLTSKISSLEIEKMGDQAEDLETFMSDIVLTNIDHQAEEPRINEKLLNGEEITKSLCETLSNVPEAATKSPRANENETTMVKLAEKTFEILKDPEYEDISEESLEVSEILDRSESHRSSGSLSRNKKIPEKYESKQKSEDVLRILDEISQKSYPRSDSRNDQHLNDVQISVQVFGSVSPGFTNKIHAGEELRGQIIGSLQDDAKSVEIEIVALENRSKSRENEPSEGDNLKNDLQKSAQQGEEFLEKPEVDESSESSEGADTPRGVSEIEMDSPRDPNESRLDIDALDDDLLSITDTTKPAIDPKSDFPVTTTVLSSEKDIETMIDKLKASLEQPGLEVAELEAKLLRIEQLQIELEIKKLEAEEVSYYMREIPNKPPPPYTPPGGGRLSTPQVSPTLPPAVVPSNVDELTAFTEKATELIFNAKNSGQDITCLEAPPEIYQMSKDNNESSKQDRRIYNTFLFDLCKETIAELYRTEYEKPGPSWTKPNVKTKTAMKIPKTIEELNNYVSKEVATLFGFKTKLQRENMVMRWSRKRRDRVDELLAREAQAEEDEWTKFHHDELAVKNELTVAILDTLILETTNCVKAVYAKKRKVVLA